One region of Dehalococcoidia bacterium genomic DNA includes:
- a CDS encoding Ku protein, which yields MPRPLWKGAISFGMVTIPVKLYSATDEKDVRFNQLHRTDHSRIRQKIFCAEEDIELDRDDIVKGYQIAPGQYVVLEDEDFDKVPVSTTRTIEIAQFVDLSEIDPIYYQKTYYLEPDEVGMKPFALLMAALNESKRVAIAKISMRQKEHLCTLRVYENTIALETMFYADEVRSTADLTVPGEDVQVSERELQMARSLIDMLTEELDLTQFRDNYREALLEVIRAKAQGQTIEAPQPAVAKVTDLMEALRASVEAAKARRQASAPEKAEAPRQAEEEDELSTRRKAKRKAS from the coding sequence ATGCCAAGGCCACTATGGAAGGGCGCGATCAGCTTCGGGATGGTCACCATCCCCGTCAAGCTTTACTCCGCTACCGACGAAAAGGACGTCCGCTTCAACCAGCTTCACAGGACGGACCACTCTCGCATCCGCCAGAAGATCTTCTGCGCCGAAGAGGACATCGAGTTGGACCGGGACGACATCGTCAAGGGCTACCAGATCGCCCCCGGACAGTACGTTGTCCTCGAGGACGAGGACTTCGACAAGGTGCCCGTGAGCACCACTCGCACCATCGAGATCGCGCAGTTCGTGGACCTGAGCGAAATCGACCCCATCTACTACCAGAAGACCTACTATCTCGAGCCGGACGAGGTCGGGATGAAGCCGTTCGCGCTCCTGATGGCGGCCTTGAACGAGAGCAAGCGCGTCGCCATCGCCAAGATCTCGATGCGGCAGAAGGAGCATCTCTGCACGCTGCGCGTCTACGAGAACACGATCGCCCTCGAGACCATGTTCTACGCGGACGAGGTGCGCTCCACGGCGGACCTCACCGTGCCGGGCGAGGACGTGCAGGTGAGCGAGCGCGAACTGCAGATGGCCCGCTCCCTGATCGACATGCTCACAGAGGAACTGGACCTCACCCAGTTCCGGGACAACTACCGCGAGGCGCTGCTGGAGGTCATAAGGGCCAAGGCCCAGGGCCAGACGATCGAGGCGCCGCAGCCTGCCGTCGCCAAAGTCACGGACCTCATGGAAGCGCTGCGGGCAAGTGTCGAGGCAGCGAAGGCGCGCCGCCAGGCTTCAGCGCCAGAGAAGGCGGAGGCTCCACGCCAGGCGGAAGAGGAAGACGAGCTCTCGACGCGGAGGAAGGCCAAGCGGAAGGCGAGCTAG
- a CDS encoding metalloregulator ArsR/SmtB family transcription factor, translating into MVQYSSSRFDSSFGALSDATRRGVLELLARTDASITDLARKFHMTLTGMKKHVRVLEQAGLVTTEKVGRVRTCKLGPRQLEEEAAWIERYRQLWAARFDELDKVVEELKRREEG; encoded by the coding sequence ATGGTTCAGTATAGCTCCAGCCGCTTCGATTCGTCATTCGGCGCCCTCTCCGACGCAACGCGGCGTGGCGTCCTGGAGCTGCTTGCGCGGACGGACGCCTCGATCACGGACCTTGCCAGGAAGTTCCACATGACCCTTACGGGCATGAAGAAGCATGTCCGCGTCCTGGAACAGGCGGGGCTCGTCACCACAGAGAAAGTCGGCCGCGTGCGCACCTGCAAGCTCGGGCCGCGCCAACTCGAAGAGGAGGCGGCATGGATCGAACGGTATCGGCAGCTCTGGGCTGCACGCTTCGACGAACTGGATAAGGTCGTTGAGGAGCTGAAACGGCGGGAAGAAGGTTGA
- a CDS encoding YdeI/OmpD-associated family protein, translating to MEPLFFASPEEFRAWLGANHETAQELWVGFHKRGTGRPSLTWPQSVDQALCFGWIDGIRKSLGPEAYVIRFTPRRPDSFWSNINLKKVEALIEQGLMHPAGLRAFEARKEARSGAYSFENRHIQLAPAFEAEFRANEEAWRWFESQAPWYRRTAAFWVMSARREETRRRRLVTLIRDSEAGRTVGPLTRPGAGQ from the coding sequence GTGGAGCCCCTGTTCTTTGCATCCCCGGAGGAGTTCCGCGCCTGGCTTGGCGCCAACCACGAGACGGCGCAGGAGCTTTGGGTGGGCTTTCACAAGCGCGGGACGGGCCGGCCAAGCCTCACGTGGCCGCAGTCGGTCGATCAGGCGCTGTGCTTCGGCTGGATCGACGGCATTCGCAAGAGCCTCGGGCCGGAAGCGTACGTCATACGCTTCACGCCAAGGCGGCCGGACAGCTTCTGGAGCAACATCAACCTCAAGAAGGTGGAGGCCTTGATCGAACAGGGACTGATGCACCCTGCGGGCCTTCGCGCGTTTGAGGCGCGCAAGGAGGCGCGCTCCGGCGCCTACTCGTTCGAAAACCGCCACATTCAGCTCGCGCCCGCGTTCGAGGCCGAGTTCAGGGCGAACGAGGAGGCCTGGCGCTGGTTCGAGTCCCAGGCTCCCTGGTACCGCCGCACCGCCGCCTTCTGGGTGATGAGCGCCAGGCGCGAGGAGACGCGCCGCAGGCGGCTCGTGACCCTGATCCGCGACTCGGAAGCGGGACGGACAGTGGGTCCCCTCACCCGCCCCGGGGCGGGGCAATAG
- a CDS encoding LysM domain-containing protein, which yields MRDGPAINDMGSGGMSRRAFIGAAAAAGVGALLGARGFGAPSASASTSAEGPRHLVWVWQFSVDGAPNVVGAKLREHNLGILLKTHDGVEWMSEYDKSPYAVSGPRQIETLVRYYEDAGVPFHAWCVVKGIDPIREARMAADVFAAGARSLFLDLEPHDGFWRGTPADAMTFGNELRRLQPNGWVVTSIDPRPWVLARVPLMEFASFSQLLAPQQYWRTFNTQPNYDRFAQAGMPVPPGGITPEFLNDVSKTVLAPFGKDLVPVGQGATPDVGEWHRFIEHAFAQGVRVVSSWRYGVSEPSVFTLLRDKPARLPPAPPPGEAPVSAFEVYIVQPGDTLGRIAAMFGTTVDAIVQANNLSDPNLIWPGQQLIIPVPGGGGSGPLVSAPSPAAPTPTTYTVQPGDTLSGIAARFGTTVSHLARINGLANPNLISVGQVLRLV from the coding sequence ATGAGAGATGGTCCTGCAATCAACGACATGGGTAGCGGTGGTATGAGCCGGCGCGCCTTCATCGGCGCCGCGGCGGCCGCCGGTGTCGGGGCTCTGCTTGGAGCAAGGGGGTTTGGGGCGCCGTCCGCGTCCGCGAGCACCAGCGCCGAAGGGCCGCGCCACCTGGTCTGGGTCTGGCAGTTCTCCGTCGACGGCGCGCCGAACGTGGTCGGGGCGAAGCTGCGGGAGCATAACCTGGGCATTCTCCTGAAGACGCACGACGGCGTCGAGTGGATGTCCGAGTACGACAAGTCACCCTACGCGGTCAGCGGCCCCCGGCAGATCGAAACTCTCGTCCGCTACTACGAGGACGCGGGTGTGCCGTTCCACGCCTGGTGCGTGGTGAAAGGCATCGACCCGATTCGTGAGGCGCGCATGGCGGCGGACGTGTTCGCGGCCGGCGCCCGCAGCCTCTTCCTCGACCTCGAGCCGCATGACGGGTTCTGGCGCGGCACGCCCGCGGACGCGATGACCTTCGGCAACGAACTGCGGCGCCTGCAGCCGAACGGCTGGGTCGTGACGTCGATCGACCCGCGGCCCTGGGTGCTGGCCCGCGTGCCGCTGATGGAGTTCGCGTCCTTCAGCCAGTTGCTGGCGCCGCAGCAGTACTGGCGCACCTTCAACACGCAGCCGAACTACGACCGCTTCGCCCAGGCAGGCATGCCGGTGCCCCCGGGCGGCATCACGCCGGAGTTCCTTAACGACGTCAGCAAGACGGTGCTGGCGCCCTTCGGCAAGGACCTCGTACCGGTGGGCCAGGGCGCCACGCCGGACGTCGGGGAGTGGCACCGGTTCATCGAGCACGCCTTCGCTCAGGGCGTGCGCGTCGTGTCTTCCTGGCGCTACGGGGTCTCCGAGCCGTCCGTCTTCACCCTGCTGCGTGACAAGCCGGCCAGACTCCCGCCCGCTCCGCCACCGGGCGAGGCGCCGGTAAGCGCCTTCGAGGTCTACATCGTCCAGCCGGGCGACACGCTGGGGCGGATTGCAGCGATGTTCGGGACAACTGTCGACGCTATCGTGCAGGCGAACAACCTGAGCGACCCCAACCTGATCTGGCCGGGACAGCAGCTCATCATTCCCGTGCCGGGTGGTGGCGGCAGCGGGCCGTTGGTCTCGGCGCCCTCGCCCGCGGCGCCGACGCCCACGACCTACACCGTGCAGCCTGGCGATACGCTCTCCGGGATCGCGGCTCGCTTCGGTACGACAGTGAGCCATCTCGCGAGGATCAACGGCCTCGCCAACCCCAACCTGATCTCCGTGGGCCAGGTCCTCCGCCTGGTTTGA